A stretch of Sulfurimonas xiamenensis DNA encodes these proteins:
- a CDS encoding ATP-dependent zinc protease family protein, whose protein sequence is MPEKKIIGAKEIISIIDLQLYDLDAKIDTGADSNALHCDDIFVDENNIVHFKLLDKVHEAYHGKKMQIPLYQMKKIRSSNGKLQERPSIRVKVNFFGKEYTTVISLTNRSDMKYPMLIGRKFLANKFLVDVSKKYLTKSKQEKK, encoded by the coding sequence ATGCCGGAAAAAAAAATTATTGGGGCGAAAGAGATCATTTCTATTATTGATTTACAACTTTATGATTTAGATGCAAAAATAGATACTGGTGCAGATTCAAATGCTCTGCATTGTGATGATATATTTGTAGATGAAAATAACATTGTGCATTTTAAACTACTCGATAAAGTTCATGAAGCATATCACGGAAAAAAAATGCAAATACCTCTTTATCAAATGAAAAAGATAAGAAGTTCAAACGGAAAACTTCAGGAGAGACCTTCAATTCGTGTAAAAGTTAATTTTTTTGGAAAAGAGTACACTACTGTTATATCATTAACTAACCGTTCAGATATGAAATATCCTATGTTAATAGGAAGAAAATTTTTAGCTAATAAATTTTTAGTTGATGTTTCAAAAAAATATCTTACAAAATCTAAACAGGAAAAAAAATGA
- the rimK gene encoding 30S ribosomal protein S6--L-glutamate ligase produces MRVYILSRNKELYSTKRLVEAAEERGWEVRVIDYLKCSIEIMKDELKINYLGKELPTPDAIIPRIGASRTFYGAAMVRHFEMMDVFSVTGSLAIKRSRDKLRSLQILSKNGVDMPKTVFASNKSSAKDVIKLSGGAPLVLKILEGTQGVGVVLVDSEKAAKSVLDAFYGMDVNLLVQEYIEEAGGADIRALIVGGEVVGAMKRQGAEGDFRSNLHQGGSATAYKLSRKEKAMALAAAKAMGLGICGVDMIPSSRGPLVMEVNSSPGLEGIEKSTKIDIAGKIMSYIEKNVTPKSEINAKKRKLKKDSIGA; encoded by the coding sequence ATGAGAGTCTATATATTATCAAGAAACAAAGAGTTATACTCTACTAAAAGATTAGTTGAAGCTGCCGAGGAAAGAGGGTGGGAGGTAAGAGTGATTGACTACCTGAAATGTAGTATTGAAATTATGAAAGATGAACTTAAAATCAACTATTTAGGTAAAGAGCTGCCGACTCCTGACGCTATTATCCCAAGAATTGGAGCAAGCAGAACATTTTATGGTGCTGCAATGGTTAGACACTTTGAAATGATGGATGTTTTTTCCGTTACAGGCTCTTTGGCAATTAAAAGAAGCAGGGACAAACTAAGAAGTCTTCAAATCTTATCTAAAAATGGTGTGGACATGCCAAAAACTGTTTTTGCATCTAATAAATCAAGCGCCAAAGATGTTATAAAACTTAGCGGTGGCGCACCTTTAGTTCTTAAAATACTTGAAGGTACTCAAGGAGTCGGTGTTGTTTTAGTTGACAGTGAAAAAGCTGCTAAATCTGTACTTGATGCATTTTACGGGATGGATGTAAACCTGCTTGTTCAAGAGTATATAGAAGAAGCCGGAGGAGCTGATATAAGAGCCTTAATTGTAGGAGGAGAGGTAGTTGGTGCCATGAAAAGACAAGGAGCAGAAGGTGATTTTAGATCAAATCTGCATCAAGGGGGAAGTGCAACCGCCTATAAACTCTCAAGAAAAGAAAAAGCTATGGCACTAGCTGCTGCAAAAGCCATGGGACTTGGAATTTGCGGAGTTGATATGATACCTTCATCAAGAGGTCCATTGGTAATGGAAGTAAACTCTTCTCCAGGATTAGAAGGAATTGAAAAATCTACAAAAATTGATATAGCCGGAAAAATCATGAGCTATATTGAAAAAAATGTAACTCCTAAAAGTGAAATAAATGCAAAAAAAAGAAAATTAAAAAAAGATAGCATTGGAGCTTAA
- a CDS encoding succinylglutamate desuccinylase/aspartoacylase family protein, giving the protein MPDTRLILGNQEILKGANLTINLELPKLYNTPTQLPVHVIRGRKEGPVVFISAAIHGDELNGIEIIRRLRKLDILKKIRGTLLLVPIVNVYGIMTLSRYLPDRRDLNRSFPGSIKGSLASRVAKIFFDEIVKKCDLGIDLHTASIHKSNLPQVRTNIENEYTFKLAKAFEAPVVLHSELRDGSLRAVAQEEGIPILLYEAGEALRFDEKSIRIGVHGIINVLRENGMLPKVVKKRGQKTPIITRNTQWIRSIESGMLRTIRALGDVVRKDEIVAFIDEPLGDKSFELKAPFDGVIIGKSEIPLVQEGDAIFHIAKFRNLEVAENKIEYFNENVIESSEFFELNDEEIIE; this is encoded by the coding sequence ATGCCCGATACAAGGTTGATTTTAGGTAATCAAGAGATACTTAAAGGTGCTAATTTAACCATAAATCTTGAATTGCCAAAATTATACAATACTCCTACACAGCTTCCTGTTCATGTTATAAGAGGGAGAAAAGAGGGACCTGTTGTATTTATAAGTGCTGCAATACATGGCGATGAGCTAAATGGTATAGAGATAATAAGACGACTGAGAAAATTAGACATTTTAAAAAAAATCAGAGGAACTCTCTTATTGGTTCCTATCGTCAATGTTTATGGAATCATGACACTCTCAAGATATCTACCCGACAGAAGAGATCTAAACCGAAGTTTTCCCGGAAGCATAAAAGGTTCCCTTGCAAGCAGAGTTGCAAAAATTTTTTTTGATGAAATAGTAAAAAAGTGTGATTTGGGAATAGATCTGCATACTGCTTCGATTCATAAATCAAATCTGCCTCAAGTTAGAACAAATATCGAAAATGAGTATACATTCAAACTTGCAAAAGCTTTTGAAGCTCCTGTTGTACTGCACTCTGAATTAAGAGACGGCTCACTTAGAGCTGTGGCTCAAGAAGAAGGTATACCTATACTTCTATATGAGGCAGGCGAAGCTTTACGATTTGATGAAAAATCTATTAGAATTGGAGTGCATGGTATAATAAATGTGCTTAGAGAAAACGGTATGCTTCCCAAAGTAGTAAAAAAAAGAGGTCAAAAAACTCCAATAATCACAAGAAATACTCAATGGATACGCTCAATAGAAAGCGGCATGCTAAGAACAATAAGAGCACTTGGAGATGTGGTGCGCAAAGATGAGATAGTTGCATTCATTGATGAACCCCTGGGAGATAAAAGTTTTGAGTTAAAAGCGCCTTTTGACGGAGTTATAATCGGAAAATCAGAAATCCCTTTAGTGCAGGAGGGAGATGCTATTTTTCATATAGCAAAATTTAGAA